One genomic region from Drosophila busckii strain San Diego stock center, stock number 13000-0081.31 chromosome 3R, ASM1175060v1, whole genome shotgun sequence encodes:
- the LOC108604764 gene encoding uncharacterized protein LOC108604764 → MSEPTAQQQQQQQPQSQNGKERSKSTEEKEIPREPALVCKDIDIKTELECLVKLLDGKIYKEEEQAMEELHQYLIEDDGSWALGDNFLVFVQRVLRDLQAFSPDTRIHMIRTLAYAALKDDVIIILHQDRRDHTLMNFAQDIDKHTPEEQQAWAMFMCNLFENVGPSEWLLYISEWDYNGQTISNIRVTTKVAVHCILSNCPQLKNIGSMILYNIAIKEVKTVVFDDVAVELAMAILQFFQSSPNEEQIFRTLKALARFLEVSPDVQMIIQMIGPHPKQFAGKSERVDELIKIISRKVPA, encoded by the exons ATGTCAGAGCCCacagctcaacaacaacaacaacagcagccacagtcgCAAAATGGCAAAGAGCGTTCCAAGTCAACTGAGGAGAAGGAAATACCACGCGAGCCCGCGTTGGTGTGCAAGGACATAGAT aTTAAGACTGAACTGGAGTGTCTGGTTAAGCTGCTCGATGGCAAAATCTACAAAGAGGAGGAGCAGGCTATGGAGGAGCTGCATCAGTATCTAATCGAGGACGATGGCTCTTGGGCGCTGGGTGATAATTTTCTGGTGTTTGTGCAGCGCGTGCTGCGCGATTTGCAGGCCTTTTCACCCGATACACGGATACATATGATACGCACTCTGGCCTATGCAGCACTCAAGGATGATGTGATTATCATACTGCATCAGGATCGCAGAGATCACACGCTCATGAACTTTGCACAGGACATAGACAAGCATACACCTGAGGAGCAGCAGGCCTGGGCCATGTTT ATGTGCAATCTGTTTGAGAACGTGGGTCCTTCCGAGTGGCTGCTGTATATCTCAGAGTGGGACTACAATGGCCAGACCATTTCCAACATACGCGTCACCACCAAGGTGGCGGTCCACTGCATATTGTCGAATTGCCCACAGCTGAAGAACATTGGCTCCATGATCCTGTATAATATTGCCATCAAAGAGGTCAAGACTGTGGTCTTTGACGACGTTGCCGTGGAGCTGGCCATGGCCATACTACAGTTCTTCCAGAGCAGCCCCAACGAGGAGCAAATCTTTCGCACACTCAAAGCGCTGGCACGCTTTCTCGAG GTATCGCCGGACGTGCAGATGATTATTCAAATGATTGGACCGCAtccaaaacaatttgctggcaaGAGCGAGCGCGTTGACGAGCTGATAAAGATAATCAGTCGCAAGGTGCCCGCCTAA
- the LOC108601642 gene encoding cardioactive peptide, giving the protein MKAVLELCLGFTALLICVGSGQAMLEIENNAVNHKLSGVIQWKYEKRPFCNAFTGCGRKRTSYPSYPPFSLIKRNDIEDKLYNNEYLNEGLSDLIDINAEPAVENVQKQIMSQAKIFEAIKEASKEIFRQKQSKQKQMEHEQQQQLEQLEQQRENN; this is encoded by the exons atgaaagccGTGCTGGAACTTTGTCTTGGCTTTACTGCGCTGCTCATTTGCGTAGGCTCTGGCCAAGCAATGTTAGAGATTGAGAATAATGCAGTGAAT caCAAGCTGAGCGGCGTTATACAATGGAAATACGAGAAACGCCCCTTTTGTAATGCATTTACAGGCTGTGGACGTAAGCGCACATCCTATCCCTCATATCCACCATTCTCATTGATTAAACGCAACGATATTGAAGACAAACTCTATAACAATGAATATCTCAACGAGGGTCTAAGCGATCTCATCGATATCAATGCCGAACCTGCTGTcgaaaatgtgcaaaaacaaatcatGTCGCAGGCAAAAATCTTTGAGGCCATCAAGGAGGCCAGCAAGGAGATATTTcgccaaaaacaaagcaaacaaaaacaaatggagcatgagcagcagcagcagttagagcaacttgagcagcagcgtGAGAACAATTAA
- the LOC108601638 gene encoding probable cytochrome P450 6d4 — MFSFILLLIALITLGWFYLKHHYSYWERRGFPYDKNAGIPFGCLGSVWRMEKAMGMAITDVYMKSKERFLGTYLLFRPAVVVRDAELARKVLAQDFASFHDRGVYVDEEKDPMSGTIFALRGQNWRSMRQKLTPCFTSGKLKGMYSTSEDISNKMVAYLQKQLPEQGVKEVDLKHVMQTYAIDIIASTIFGLDINSYDQPENKFRKIVTIVRRDTRFTALFGMMIFLVPSVAKFLFKIGFQNPVGKYMLGIVKETIEHREKHGFVRKDMLQLLMQLRNTGSIEEDDSKTWNIETSDDGHLKSLSLETITAQAFIFYIAGQETTGSTAALTIFELAQYPEHLQRLQQEIDATLEQHGGTISYDVLNKMEFLELCVLETLRKYPGLPILNRECTKDYTVPETNHVIKKGTPVVVSLYGMHHDAEYFPEPEKYDPNRFAEATKNYNPTAYMPFGEGPRMCLAVRMGRVNAKLAIVKLLQNFNVEPMSKREIEFENSGIALMPKKGVLVRLSKRMPK; from the exons AtgttttctttcattttgttattgattgcGCTCATTACGTTGGGCTGGTTCTATCTGAAGCACCATTACTCATACTGGGAGCGTCGTGGCTTTCCATACGATAAGAATGCCGGCATACCGTTTGGCTGCTTGGGCAGCGTGTGGCGTATGGAGAAGGCCATGGGCATGGCCATCACCGATGTGTACATGAAGAGCAAGGAACGCTTTCTGGGCACCTATCTGCTGTTCCGGCCCGCTGTCGTGGTGCGCGACGCTGAGCTGGCACGCAAGGTGCTGGCCCAGGACTTTGCCAGCTTCCATGATCGCGGCGTGTATGTGGATGAGGAAAAGGATCCAATGTCTGGCACAATCTTTGCGTTGCGCGGTCAAAACTGGCGTTCCATGAGGCAGAAGCTTACGCCCTGTTTTACGTCTGGCAAACTGAAAGGCATGTACAGCACCTCCGAGgacataagcaacaaaatggtTGCGTATTTACAAAAGCAATTACCGGAGCAGGGCGTGAAAGAAGTGGATCTGAAGCATGTGATGCAAACCTATGCTATAGATATTATTGCTTCAACGATATTTGGCCTGGATATCAATAGCTACGATCAGCCAGAGAACAAGTTCAGAAAAATCGTGACCATTGTTAGAAGGGACACACGATTTACAGCACTCTTTGGCATGATGATATTTCTAGTGCCCTC CGTTGCCAAGTTTCTGTTCAAGATTGGCTTTCAGAATCCAGTTGGCAAGTATATGCTGGGCATAGTCAAGGAGACCATTGAGCATCGTGAAAAGCACGGCTTTGTGCGCAAGGatatgctgcagttgctcatgCAGCTAAGAAACACTGGCAGCATTGAGGAGGATGACAGCAAGACATGGAACATTGAGACTAGTGACGATG GACACTTAAAAAGCCTTTCACTAGAAACAATCACCGCGCAGGCTTTCATCTTCTACATAGCTGGTCAGGAGACAACAGGCTCAACTGCTGCTCTTACGATATTCGAATTGGCGCAGTATCCCGAGCACTTGCAGCGTCTGCAGCAGGAAATTGATGCAACGCTCGAGCAGCATGGCGGCACCATAAGCTACGATGTGCTCAACAAGATGGAGTTTCTGGAGCTGTGCGTGCTAGAAACTCTACGCAAATATCCTGGCCTGCCCATACTCAATCGTGAGTGCACCAAGGACTATACCGTGCCAGAGACAAATCATGTGATCAAGAAGGGCACACCAGTTGTCGTTTCACTATATGGCATGCATCACGATGCGGAGTATTTCCCTGAGCCAGAAAAATACGATCCCAATCGCTTTGCGGAGGCAACAAAGAACTACAATCCCACAGCTTATATGCCCTTTGGTGAGGGCCCAAGAATGTGCCTGGCAGTGCGCATGGGTCGTGTAAATGCCAAGCTAGCTATAGTCAAATTACTGCAGAACTTTAATGTAGAGCCAATGAGCAAACGTGAAATTGAGTTTGAAAATAGCGGCATTGCCTTAATGCCAAAGAAGGGAGTACTGGTGCGACTCTCGAAGCGAATGCCCAAGTAA
- the LOC108601646 gene encoding activating signal cointegrator 1 complex subunit 3 produces MQIMWVPPRLSASMRAKSDLEARAQKFVLLKQARARAKAAAVTTTATETDCIDEEEQSIVNLLAQLPPEKQPIVKVQLQKLRNLVQECMGYEEKPEVVEHAALYLFWLMLDQRVLLVATTNRLRTMFGTTFDRKHKQIHECVLAVADALEEEELEALKEWRDEDTDATAEPTPFGEHINVNWPQGEWLDISLLSDLTPDEYLHNRIVKQFTMKYDATASPAASAAPSQSIDGIKLSYELETLLDIAQRLDDEQMLSRVGDILASKRSSEDLQNELMELLGFEHFELVMQLLKERTKIAQQLANYATRSRRVKLIQQKRQQEAASNGNRNEKRPTVACAVVVQSAQEKLLGKQQQREEKKLQRIMRSMKDEDEDEGCAVEISAVQLRMQHQRKLLEAAQREPLLLETKAAKAVQSTYTTPIRYPYVFDSQLEAKAHASFIGGSRITLPEHAQRIDNKQWEEVRIPAGEPAPLSVGNQRIKIAELDDIGQLAFANCKELNRIQSVVFPVAYHSNENMLVCAPTGAGKTNVAMLSIVHTIRCHLEHGVINRDEFKIVYIAPMKALAAEMVDNFSKRLRQLQIVVRELTGDMQLTKAEMAATQILVTTPEKWDVVTRKGVGDVALINIVKLLIIDEVHLLHGERGPVVEALVARTLRLVESSQSMIRIVGLSATLPNYIDVAHFLRVNPMKGLFYFDSRFRPVPLDTNFVGIKTIKPLQQIADMDQCCYQKCLEMVQQGQQVMVFVHARNATVRTANVLRELAQQNQTSALFMPPDGKSHSLALRSIQKSRNKQLVTLFTSGLACHHAGMLRADRQMVEKYFLEGNISVLVCTATLAWGVNLPAQSVIIRGTDIYDANHGSFVDLGILDVLQIFGRAGRPQFNKSGVGTIITSYDKLNHYLSLLTNQFPIESNFVQCLADNLNAEICLGTISNVEEAIEWLSYTYLFVRMRINPHVYGIEYAELQKDPSLEARRRALIMGAAMSLDKAKMMRFNQRTMDMNITDLGRTASHFYIKYDTVETFNELIHPFMNEAELLGMMSNAQEFQQLKVRDDELEELDELRSYYCKLKALGGTENVPGKVNILIQVYLSNAYVKSFSLSSDMSYITTNIGRIARALFSIVLRQNNAILTGRMLQLCKMFERRQWDFDSPLRQFPAIGMETIDRIEQRGLSVHRLRDMEQRELKEWLRSDRYAELVLRCARELPLLEVDATLQPITRTVLRITINIYADFNWNDRVHGKTCQSFWLWIESPESNYIFHSEVFQLTRKAVMSGQPQQLVMTIPLKEPLPPQYYIRVSSDTWLGSDTCVPLSFQHLVLPEHHPPLTELLPLRPLPVSCLDNELYESLYKFTHFNPIQTQIFHCLYHTDNNVLLGAPTGSGKTIVAELAIFRALNEQPKCKVVYIAPLKALVKERIGDWKQRFERSSLGLKVVELTGDVTPDIQAIRESQLIVTTPEKWDGISRSWQTREYVQHVTLIVIDEIHLLGEDRGPVIEVIVSRTNFISSHTGNSIRIVGLSTALANAQDLANWLGIKRMGLYNFKPSVRPVPLQVHINGFPGKHYCPRMATMNRPTFQAIRTYSPCEPTIVFVSSRRQTRLTALDLITFVAGDHNPKQFLHMEEHEIEQLLHNIRDQNLKFCLAFGIGLHHAGLQESDRKCVEELFLNRKIQVLVATATLAWGVNLPAHLVVIKGTEYFDGKVKKYVDMPITDVLQMMGRAGRPQFDNEGVAVVLVHDEKKNFYKKFLYDPFPVESSLLGVLPEHINAEIVAGTVQTKQAALDYLTWTYFFRRLLRNPSYYQLEGVEPENVNSFMSNLVAGVVYELSQAACVVERDGFLVPTFLGRISSFYYLSYRTMKHFLENLQPGMDTRHVLLAIADCYEFDQQPVRHNEDKHNEELAELCRYRPLSGTWDSPYTKTFLLLQAHFGRLALPNSDYLTDTKSALDNATRVMQAMVDYTAERGWLSTSLVVQQLMQCVIQARWFDGSEFLTLPTVNDENLDAFLNINCPQHNQLTLPVLKELCRKDYEVLASPLRSEFEEHEIEQIYKVLQELPEIALQINVEGRYLDEEYAKRPLNLDDNANVWTQLHANEDYVLAIDLQRLNVTGPRRQTGQGFPIHCPKYAKPKHEAWFITLGSQANDELLAMKRLTLRGTRATNRISFQATPRRGRLQLTLYLMSDCLMGFDQQYDLHFEIIDAKS; encoded by the exons ATGCAAATCATGTGGGTGCCACCGCGATTAAGTGCATCTATGCGTGCCAAATCGGACTTGGAAGCAAGAGCACAGAAGTTCGTTCTATTAAAGCaggcaagagcaagagcaaaagctGCCGCAGTAACCACGACGGCAACGGAGACAGACTGCATTGA TGAAGAGGAACAGAGCATAGTGAATCTGTTGGCGCAGCTGCCGCCCGAAAAGCAGCCAATAGTGAAAGTGCAACTGCAAAAGCTGCGAAACTTAGTGCAGGAATGCATGGGCTACGAGGAAAAGCCAGAGGTGGTGGAGCATGCAGCCTTGTATCTCTTTTGGCTAATGCTGGATCAGCGCGTGCTGCTGGTGGCCACAACCAACAGACTTCGCACCATGTTTGGCACCACATTCGAtcgcaaacacaaacaaatacacgAATGTGTGCTTGCAGTGGCCGATGCgctggaggaggaggagctcGAAGCGTTAAAGGAGTGGCGGGACGAAGACACCGACGCGACAGCAGAGCCTACTCCCTTCGGTGAGCACATCAATGTAAACTGGCCGCAAGGGGAATGGCTGGACATAAGCTTGCTGTCAGATCTGACGCCAGATGAATATTTGCACAATCGCATTGTTAAACAGTTTACAATGAAATATGATGCAACAGCCAGTCCAGCAGCCAGTGCAGCTCCAAGTCAAAGCATCGATGGCATTAAGCTAAGCTATGAGCTCGAAACGCTGCTAGACATTGCGCAACGACTGGATGATGAGCAAATGTTGAGCCGCGTGGGCGACATACTCGCCTCCAAGCGCAGCAGCGAAGACTTGCAGAATGAGCTCATGGAGCTGCTGGGCTTTGAACACTTTGAGCTGGTTATGCAGTTGCTGAAGGAGCGTACCAAGATAGCACAACAGCTGGCCAATTATGCCACGAGGTCGCGTCGCGTCAAGTTAATACAACAAAAGCGTCAACAGGAGGCGGCGAGTAACGGCAACAGAAATGAGAAGCGACCCACTGTCGCCTGTGCTGTGGTGGTGCAATCAGCGCAGGAGAAGCTGctgggcaagcagcagcagcgtgagGAGAAAAAGTTGCAGCGCATAATGCGCAGCATGAAGGACGAGGATGAGGACGAAGGTTGCGCAGTTGAAATCTCAGCAGTGCAGCTGCGCATGCAGCATCAACGCAAATTGTTAGAGGCCGCGCAGCGTGAGCCACTGCTGCTCGAGACCAAGGCCGCCAAGGCAGTGCAATCTACCTATACCACCCCCATACGTTACCCCTACGTCTTCGATAGCCAGCTGGAGGCCAAAGCGCATGCCAGTTTCATTGGGGGCAGTCGCATTACATTGCCGGAGCATGCGCAGCGCATAGACAACAAGCAGTGGGAGGAGGTGCGAATACCAGCGGGCGAACCAGCACCACTGTCTGTGGGCAAtcagcgcataaaaattgctgAGCTGGACGACATTGGTCAGTTGGCCTTTGCCAACTGCAAGGAGCTCAATCGCATACAATCCGTTGTCTTTCCCGTGGCCTATCATAGCAATGAGAACATGCTCGTCTGTGCGCCCACGGGCGCGGGCAAGACCAATGTGGCCATGCTAAGCATTGTGCACACCATACGCTGTCATCTCGAGCACGGCGTCATCAATCGCGATGAGTTCAAGATTGTCTACATCGCTCCCATGAAAGCGCTCGCAGCCGAGATGGTGGATAACTTCTCCAAGCGTCTGCGCCAGCTGCAGATTGTAGTGCGTGAGCTGACGGGTGACATGCAGCTGACCAAGGCGGAGATGGCGGCCACACAGATACTTGTGACGACGCCAGAAAAGTGGGATGTGGTTACCAGAAAGG gtGTTGGCGATGTGGCATTGATAAATATTGTGAAGCTGCTCATCATTGACGAAGTGCATTTGCTGCATGGCGAGCGTGGACCTGTGGTGGAAGCTTTGGTGGCACGCACCTTGCGTTTGGTGGAATCTTCACAGTCCATGATACGCATTGTTGGCCTGTCCGCCACCTTGCCCAACTATATCGATGTGGCGCACTTTCTGCGCGTCAATCCCATGAAGGGTCTATTCTACTTTGACTCACGCTTTCGTCCCGTGCCACTGGACACCAACTTTGTGGGCATCAAGACAATTAAGCCGCTGCAACAGATTGCGGACATGGATCAGTGCTGCTATCAGAAGTGCCTGGAAATGGTGCAACAAGGACAGCAAGTCATGGTCTTTGTGCACGCCCGCAACGCCACCGTGCGCACGGCCAATGTGCTGCGTGAGCTGGCGCAGCAGAACCAAACCAGTGCTCTCTTCATGCCGCCAGACGGCAAATCCCATAGCCTAGCATTGCGCTCCATACAAAAGAGCAGGAATAAACAGCTTGTGACGCTCTTCACCAGCGGCCTGGCCTGTCATCATGCGGGCATGTTGCGCGCCGATCGCCAAATGGTGGAGAAGTACTTTCTGGAGGGCAACATCTCGGTGCTAGTTTGCACCGCCACGCTGGCCTGGGGTGTCAACTTGCCAGCGCAATCGGTCATTATACGTGGCACGGACATTTACGATGCTAATCATGGCAGCTTTGTGGATCTGGGCATATTGGATGTGCTGCAGATCTTTGGGCGCGCCGGTCGGCCGCAGTTTAACAAGAGCGGCGTGGGCACCATCATTACCAGCTACGATAAGCTGAATCACTATCTATCGCTGCTCACCAATCAGTTCCCCATAGAATCCAACTTTGTGCAGTGCCTGGCGGATAATCTCAATGCGGAAATATGCCTGGGCACCATATCCAACGTGGAGGAGGCTATCGAATGGCTTAGCTACAC GTATCTGTTTGTGCGCATGCGCATTAATCCTCATGTCTATGGCATTGAGTACGCTGAGCTGCAAAAGGATCCCAGCTTGGAGGCACGTCGGCGCGCTTTGATCATGGGCGCTGCCATGAGTCTAGACAAGGCCAAAATGATGCGCTTCAATCAGCGCACCATGGACATGAACATAACAGACTTGGGACGCACTGCTTCGCATTTCTATATCAAATATGATACGGTGGAGACGTTCAATGAGCTCATACATCCCTTTATGAACGAAGCAGAGCTGCTGGGCATGATGTCGAATGCGCAGGAGTTTCAACAGCTCAAAGTGCGCGACGACGAGCTGGAGGAGTTGGACGAGCTGCGCAGCTACTACTGCAAACTCAAAGCACTTGGCGGCACCGAGAATGTGCCGGGCAAG gtTAACATTCTGATACAAGTTTATCTGTCCAATGCCTATGTCAAGTCCTTCTCGCTGAGCTCCGACATGTCGTACATAACGACAAACATAGGAAGAATAGCACGCGCGCTGTTCTCCATTGTGTTAAGACAGAACAATGCCATCTTGACCGGACGCATGCTGCAGCTATGCAAGATGTTCGAGCGTCGTCAGTGGGACTTTGACTCTCCGCTGCGTCAGTTTCCGGCCATTGGCATGGAGACCATTGACCGCATAGAGCAGCGTGGCTTGAGCGTTCATCGTCTGCGTGATATGGAGCAGCGTGAGCTGAAGGAATGGCTGCGCAGCGATCGTTATGCGGAGCTGGTGCTGCGTTGTGCCAGAGagttgccgctgctggagGTGGACGCCACTTTGCAGCCCATTACACGCACTGTGCTGCGCATTACGATTAACATCTATGCGGACTTTAACTGGAATGATCGTGTGCATGGCAAGACATGCCAAAGCTTTTGGCTCTGGATTGAGAGTCCCGAGTCCAACTATATATTCCACTCCGAAGTGTTTCAGCTGACGCGCAAGGCTGTGATGAGCggacagccgcagcagctagTCATGACCATACCGCTGAAGGAGCCACTGCCGCCTCAGTATTATATACGCGTCAGCAGCGACACCTGGCTGGGCAGCGACACTTGTGTGCCGCTGTCCTTCCAGCATTTGGTGCTGCCCGAGCATCATCCGCCGCTAACagagctgctgcctttgcgcCCACTGCCTGTGAGCTGCCTGGATAACGAGCTCTATGAATCCTTGTACAAGTTCACACACTTTAATCCCATACAAACGCAAATCTTTCATTGCCTCTACCATACGGACAACAATGTGCTGCTGGGCGCGCCCACGGGCAGTGGCAAGACAATTGTAGCCGAGTTGGCCATCTTTCGTGCGCTGAATGAGCAGCCCAAGTGCAAGGTGGTGTACATAGCGCCGCTCAAGGCGCTGGTCAAGGAGCGCATTGGGGACTGGAAGCAGCGCTTTGAGCGCTCATCGCTGGGACTGAAGGTAGTGGAGCTCACAGGCGATGTGACGCCGGATATACAAGCTATACGCGAATCGCAGCTGATTGTCACCACGCCTGAGAAGTGGGACGGCATCAGTCGCTCCTGGCAGACGCGCGAGTATGTGCAGCATGTCACGCTGATTGTCATCGATGAGATTCATCTGCTGGGCGAGGATCGTGGTCCGGTCATTGAGGTGATTGTCTCACGCACAAACTTTATCAGCTCACATACGGGTAACTCCATACGCATTGTAGGCCTGTCCACTGCGCTGGCCAATGCGCAGGACTTGGCCAACTGGCTGGGCATCAAGCGCATGGGTTTGTACAATTTCAAGCCCTCGGTGCGGCCTGTGCCGCTGCAGGTGCACATCAATGGCTTCCCGGGCAAACACTACTGTCCACGCATGGCCACCATGAATCGTCCCACCTTCCAGGCCATACGCACCTACTCGCCATGTGAGCCTACCATAGTGTTTGTCTCCTCGCGTCGCCAGACGCGTCTCACCGCCCTGGACTTGATTACGTTTGTGGCCGGCGATCACAATCCCAAGCAATTCCTGCACATGGAGGAGCATGAGatcgagcagctgctgcataacATACGCGATCAGAACCTGAAGTTCTGCTTGGCCTTTGGCATTGGACTGCATCATGCTGGTCTGCAGGAGTCGGATCGCAAGTGCGTTGAGGAATTGTTTTTGAATCGCAAAATTCAAGTGCTGGTGGCCACCGCCACGCTGGCTTGGGGTGTCAATTTGCCAGCGCATCTGGTGGTCATCAAGGGCACGGAGTACTTTGATGGCAAGGTGAAGAAGTATGTGGACATGCCCATTACGGATGTGCTGCAGATGATGGGACGCGCTGGACGGCCGCAGTTTGACAACGAGGGCGTTGCTGTCGTCCTAGTGCACGACGAGAAGAAGAACTTCTACAAGAAGTTTCTCTACGATCCGTTTCCAGTGGAGTCCAGCCTGCTGGGCGTGCTGCCTGAGCATATCAATGCCGAAATTGTGGCGGGCACAGTGCAAACCAAGCAGGCAGCCCTGGACTATCTCACTTGGACTTACTTTTTCCGTCGCCTGCTACGCAATCCTTCGTATTATCAGCTGGAAGGCGTGGAGCCTGAAAATGTCAACAGCTTCATGTCCAATCTGGTCGCGGGTGTGGTCTACGAGCTAAGCCAAGCGGCGTGTGTAGTGGAACGCGATGGCTTCTTAGTGCCCACATTCTTGGGCCGCATTAGTTCCTTTTACTATTTGTCCTATCGCACTATGAAACATTTTCTGGAGAATCTGCAGCCTGGCATGGACACCAGGCATGTGCTGCTGGCCATTGCCGATTGCTACGAGTTTGATCAGCAGCCCGTGCGTCACAACGAAGACAAGCACAACGAGGAGTTGGCAGAGCTGTGCCGCTATCGTCCGCTTTCGGGCACCTGGGATTCGCCTTACACCAAAACATTCCTGCTGCTCCAAGCACACTTTGGTCGCTTGGCGCTGCCCAACTCGGATTATCTAACGGATACCAAGTCGGCGCTGGATAATGCGACGCGTGTCATGCAAGCCATGGTGGACTACACCGCTGAGCGTGGCTGGCTATCCACCAGTCTGGTGGTACAACAGCTGATGCAGTGCGTCATACAAGCGCGCTGGTTTGATGGCTCCGAGTTTCTAACGCTGCCCACCGTTAACGATGAGAATCTGGATGCCTTTCTTAATATAAACTGCCCGCAACACAATCAACTGACACTGCCCGTGTTGAAGGAGCTTTGCAGAAAGGATTACGAGGTGTTGGCTTCTCCTTTACGTTCTGAGTTCGAAGAACATGAGATTGAACAAATCTACAAG gtATTGCAAGAGCTGCCCGAAATAGCTTTACAAATAAACGTGGAAGGTCGCTATTTGGATGAGGAATATGCCAAGCGACCACTGAACTTGGATGATAATGCTAACGTCTGGACACAGCTGCATGCCAACGAGGACTATGTCTTAGCCATCGATCTGCAGCGTCTCAATGTGACTGGACCACGTCGTCAGACGGGTCAAGGCTTTCCCATACACTGTCCCAAGTATGCCAAGCCCAAGCATGAGGCTTGGTTCATAACACTTGGCTCCCAAGCCAACGACGAGCTGCTGGCCATGAAGCGTCTAACGCTGCGCGGCACACGCGCCACCAATCGCATATCCTTCCAGGCTACACCACGCCGTGGACGCCTGCAACTCACCCTATATCTTATGTCCGACTGTCTGATGGGCTTCGATCAACAGTACGATTTGCATTTTGAGATTATTGATGCCAAGTCCTAA
- the LOC108601645 gene encoding trissin — protein sequence MHVPVVLLCICLLWLTSSNAIPCDSCGKECASACGTKHFRTCCFNYLRKRTDPDALRLNSNKRLIDFILLQGRALYTQEQRERRNNATLMDIGLNTYYV from the exons ATGCATGTTCCCGTCGTTTTGCTAT GCATTTGCCTCTTATGGTTGACCAGCTCCAATGCCATACCTTGCGACTCCTGTGGCAAGGAGTGCGCTAGCGCCTGCGGCACCAAACACTTTCGCACTTGCTGCTTCAACTATCTACGCAAGCGCACGGATCCAGATGCACTGCGTCTCAATTCGAATAAACGGCTGATAGACTTCATATTGTTGCAAGGACGCGCGCTCTACACGCAGGAGCAGCGCGAACGCCGCAACAATGCCACGCTCATGGATATTGGCCTGAATACTTACTATGTCTAA